ATCATAGTTTTCATTGCCCGCACTGCTGACGCCAAAGAAGTATTCGCCCGCCGGAAGGTCGACTTCAATCAAGGAATCGCTGCCATAGTAGCGATCATTTTGAGCGATAAGTTCGGACGTTCCATCGGCGTTTTTGCGGAACAGACGCAACACCGTGTTGAGCAGACTCGGCGAGGCCAGACGCTCGGCACTGGTTTCAATCTGAACTTTGCCAGGCTCGATGATGTTGAACCGGTACAGATCGATGTCGTTGGCGTTGGGGGGCGAAATTCGCTGCAGGTGCACGAGATCATGGTCACCGGGCTCCACGACCGACCCCGTACCATCACTGGGAACACCCGCTCCCATTGTCGCAGGCAGCTCGTAGGCGTGACCGAGGCCGAGGGCATGGCCGACCTCGTGGAACGCGACGCCCGTGAATCCATCACCGAAGAACCGGTTGCTCTCAGTAAAATCTTCTTTGTCCAAGACCACGAGATTCCCCCCGCCAAGCCCCGCGATGCCGCCGGGGGCCGATGTCGCATCCGCGCGAGCGGCCTGCAGATCTCCCTTACCAATGACCAGACCGCCGCCGGTACTGCTTTCGACGAATTCCATCCCAATCTGCTGGGCGTAGATTTCCAAAATCCCCCGCACGATGTCTTTCTCAGCGGGTGAGATGAAGTTCTGATAAACAATGCCGGCGCTGTTGGCCGGGAAATAGTCAGGGAAGGAGTACACACGAGTTTGGGTGGCGCGCGGGCCAACTTGACCCAACCCGGTGCTGCCAAAGTGTGCTTCGAGTTGGATCTGACGGTGTCCTGGTTCGTCGAGCCCACCCGGCCGTGCAGGCAGGGATACCGAACCGGCGGCAGAAATCTGCGACGCTACTTTGACACTCGTTCCCGAACTCAGGCTCCCAAAGTTCCCGGCCGCCGTGGGCGATAGCAAGTCTTTGAACGAAGTGCCGATCTCACCGGTGAACGTCTGCGGCAGTACACCGCTGGAACCTGTCGGGGCTAGACTCGAACCGATGTCCAGTCGATACGTGGCCGCGGGAATCGGGGCGTTAAAATTCAACTGAACCCGGTTCTCGGCGGGAAAGTAGCTCACCGAGTCTGGGTTCGTGGCTGTATCAGCGGGGCCTGCCGTGTCGACCAAACGGTAGAACGCGGGATTTTCCGCGACGGCAGGCGCAATTTGCTGCTCGTCAAAATACACGTCGATGCGGTTGTCTTGCGGCAACAAACTGCCGTCGACGTCCCGCTCGATCGGTTGCGGGATCACGGCGGTGACCTGAATCCCGCGGTCCAAGCGAAAGGGGGTGATCGAATCATGCCCGTCGTTGAATGGCACGCCATTGAGATCTTGGAGCGGATCGGCGCCGCTACCAATGATCTCGATACGATAAAAATCATCTGGGAATGCGAACGTTGGATCCGTCGCGTTGTGCGAGGCCGTGCTCGCGGGTCGCAGCACGATCTTGTGCAAATTGTCGGGATCGGTAACGCCGGGCTCCACAAACCCCACGTAGCCCAACGAAACTTGCACATCGTCGGCGGTACCAAATGTTGCGTCGCTGCCCGCCCGGACAAGTCGAACTGTGTCACTGTTGACGGAATTTTCGTCGAGATTCGCGTCCCCATTGAACAGCAGACTGAACTCCCGCGGTGGGGTCGAGAGCTTCGTGCCTTCGGAGATCAACGCCCCCGCATCGGGCCGGATGGCAAGCAGATCAGCGGCCAACAACTCGCGTTTTTCCAACGTCTCGTGATGCAGACGGCGGCTGAAACTCTTCGAACCACCGCTCGATCGTGTCTCTTTGCGGGCTTCCATGCGAAAGAAAGGAGAGCGACGGATAGCGGGACGACGGGACATATTCAACTCACAACGTGGGAATAAGGAGGAATAACAATCGCACCGCCGGCGGGATGAGTGCGTAAGAACGACATGAGGCGGTGGCTGAAAAGTATATCAATTCAACATCTTAGGGAGGACGGGTAGCCGTAATAATGCGAATACCGCGCAGAATGCTCCCAAGTGTTACAACAGTAATTCACGTGCCCCCCATTCGTGCTCGCCTACTTGAGAAATTTCCACAAAATTCTTTCGTTCTCCGCACGGTTGCTTAGACTGGCGGTGGATAGGCAAGCGGGAGAAGATAGGTAGGTGTTGGCTGGCGTGGCGGTTGTGTGCCGTTCTGGATGGGGAGGCGGGACCGGGCGTGCGCGGTTGGATTCCGCTCCATGGGTCTGGAGGCCGCGCTGCAGACAGTTATCGGAGTCGGCTCGCGGCGTTGGAAAGTGCTGGGGCCAGGCACCTGAAAACGGCCCTGCCAGCGACGCTTCGAAACTATTGCGAGGTTCTGGGGTTTCCCAACCAGTGCCAGGCAGTCCGATCATTCTCTCGAATAAATCGCTTACTCACCCCACGAGACGGGTTCGACTTCCAACCCGCTCGCGTTAAAACTCCCCGAATTGTTTCCTACCACTCACCGACCTTCCTTTTGACCAACTCACCAACCATGTCTCACCGCCGTCCCCATGCGATGTCTCCTGTTACTCTCCGTCCCGCCCAGTTGCGTGCTCGCAGCGCAAGAGCTGCTCGCGCTGGCTTCACGCTGCTTGAATTGCTGCTCGTTCTGGCGATTTTGGTGGTGCTCGGTGGGATCGTGGGTACCAACTTGCTCGGTGCCAAGTCGGACGCAGATATCAACGCGACCCAGGTCCAGCTGAATTCGCTGAAAGACAGCATTACGCTGTATAAGATTAAAACCAACACGCTCCCCGATTCGCTCGAACAACTCAAGGACGGTCCCAGTGACTCGGCCAAGAAGGCCAAGTGGGTAGGTCCGATCATCGAAACGGTTCCTGTCGACGCTTGGGGCAACGACTTTGACTTCAGCGCCAAGGGCAATGAATTTGAGATCCGCAGCGGTGGACTCGATGGTCAGATGAATACCGAGGACGACATTATCGTCGAAGGTAGATAGGGCTATCAGGATTTTCATGAAAACCGCCGGCTTCACTCTTTTGGAACTATTGCTCGCGATGGTCATTGCCGCGGCCGCTGCAGCGATGGTGATCCCGATTGCCGGCAGTTTGTTAGGCGACCGGGAGCTCGTGCGAGCCGGCGATCAGATTCGCGCCGAACTGACCCGGTTGCGTGTTCACGCGATTCGCGAAGGACGCGTGATGACGGTCCAGTCCAACCCGAACTCGGGTGAGCTGATGGTCGTCCCTAAGTTCACCTCAGCGGACGTCAATGAATCGTCCAGTTCCGCAGCGGGACCATCCGCACTGCTATCCGGCGCCAAGCAGGCAATGGGCGTGGTGGCTCCGACGGCCGCCGCGGCATCGGGCGGCTGGACGATTGAATTGCCTGAGAATGTTGTGGTGCAATCTGTCGTGACCTCCGCCGTCGGAGGCCCGAGTTCCATCGAGGCGGCATTGCTGAGTAATTCTGCTCCCGTCCCCAACGCAGCCGGTGCCACTGTTACAGGCACGCTTCCCGTGATCTATTTCTATCCCAACGGTCAGACCAGCAACGCGATCATTACGATCGGCGTTCGCTCCGAGGGCGACACTGCGGTCAGCAGTGCGGGGGGCTACTTCGTGCGAGTCCAAGTTCGCGGTTTGACGGGTGATGTGACACTGAGGGAAACCCCGTGAGCCGCATCAGCCATCGCTCTGGTTTCTCACTGCTCGAAATGCTGCTGGCGCTGGCGATTTTGGGTGGTTCGCTGGGAATCTTATCCACGATTGCGATGAAGGGCGCCGATGCAGCCCGCGAGGCGGAACATTTGGCCCAGGCGAGGCTGATCGCGCAGAGTCAACTGGCGATGATTTTAGCGAGCAATATTCATCCCGCAGCAGTTCCCCCAACCCCGGTCGCGCCAGTCGATTCGGAATCCACGACACCGTTCCAGTATCAGGTCGACGTTGCCATGGCACCCATCCAGGGCATGCTTGCGATTCGCATCACTGTCCGCGCCCTCGATCCCAATGGTGGGATGCCGATTGCAACCTATTCGATCACGCGGTGGATGATCGATCCTTTGCTCGGGTTGGCCGATCAAGAGACGGAGGTATAGAAGGATGATTCAGTCTACCTTCATGCGGCGTTCACGCGCGGCCTTTACGTTGCTTGAGATGTTGCTAACGCTTGCGATGTGCGTGGTGCTGATGACACTTGTGAGCGGTGCGATCTCGTTCTACGTCCGCGAGATGGCTTCGGCTGAACAGGTCTATCGAAATTCGCAGGTCGCTTCGGCGGTATTGCAGATGATTGAGGATGACCTGCGGATGACGCTGACCACGCGTCCCATCGACACGGCGCCGCTGGCCGAAGTGCTATCCTCTGCATCGTCACCCCTTTCAGCACTGGGAATCAGCTCGGGTGCAGCCGGTGGCGATGAGGATTCCGTTCCCGAAGATTCAGGTTTGAGCGGATCCGGTGCCGATGCGAGCGATGAAGAGGCTGCCGATGCGGAAACTTTCGACGCCAGTCTGGGGGGGAGTGTGCTGATGTCACCAGGCCTGATCGGTAGTTCCAACCAATTACAGATCGACGTCAGTCACCTGCCAACCCTGGAAGACTCCGTCATCGATCCGGCCATGGCGATCTCCAATGGCAAACTACTCGATCGTCCCAGCGATATTAAGACGGTTAGCTATTTTGTTCAGCCCGCAGGCGCTGTCGGCAGCATGGACCCACTGGAGGAACTTGCTACCTCCAGCGGCATGGCGAGTACTACGACGGCCGCCGGACCCACCGCCGGCGGTCTGGTCCGCCGCGAATTGGACCGGGCAATCACCTCGCATGCGTCGTCCACAGGCGGCTTGGCACGACTGACGTCGGCGGGGGAGATCATCAGTACCGAAGTGACAGCGATCCAATTCGAGTACTACGAGAACGGGAACTGGATGACGTACTACAACACTGATTCTGTCGGGTTTTTACCGC
This genomic window from Allorhodopirellula heiligendammensis contains:
- a CDS encoding PulJ/GspJ family protein, translating into MIQSTFMRRSRAAFTLLEMLLTLAMCVVLMTLVSGAISFYVREMASAEQVYRNSQVASAVLQMIEDDLRMTLTTRPIDTAPLAEVLSSASSPLSALGISSGAAGGDEDSVPEDSGLSGSGADASDEEAADAETFDASLGGSVLMSPGLIGSSNQLQIDVSHLPTLEDSVIDPAMAISNGKLLDRPSDIKTVSYFVQPAGAVGSMDPLEELATSSGMASTTTAAGPTAGGLVRRELDRAITSHASSTGGLARLTSAGEIISTEVTAIQFEYYENGNWMTYYNTDSVGFLPPAIRVTIQIGGGSAFSTGDAAAVQSVNTYTHVIYLPMSHPEDAEELTDTSTDSASGGSGV
- a CDS encoding prepilin-type N-terminal cleavage/methylation domain-containing protein, giving the protein MKTAGFTLLELLLAMVIAAAAAAMVIPIAGSLLGDRELVRAGDQIRAELTRLRVHAIREGRVMTVQSNPNSGELMVVPKFTSADVNESSSSAAGPSALLSGAKQAMGVVAPTAAAASGGWTIELPENVVVQSVVTSAVGGPSSIEAALLSNSAPVPNAAGATVTGTLPVIYFYPNGQTSNAIITIGVRSEGDTAVSSAGGYFVRVQVRGLTGDVTLRETP
- a CDS encoding type II secretion system protein produces the protein MSRISHRSGFSLLEMLLALAILGGSLGILSTIAMKGADAAREAEHLAQARLIAQSQLAMILASNIHPAAVPPTPVAPVDSESTTPFQYQVDVAMAPIQGMLAIRITVRALDPNGGMPIATYSITRWMIDPLLGLADQETEV
- a CDS encoding type II secretion system protein GspG, which encodes MSHRRPHAMSPVTLRPAQLRARSARAARAGFTLLELLLVLAILVVLGGIVGTNLLGAKSDADINATQVQLNSLKDSITLYKIKTNTLPDSLEQLKDGPSDSAKKAKWVGPIIETVPVDAWGNDFDFSAKGNEFEIRSGGLDGQMNTEDDIIVEGR